The nucleotide sequence CCCCCCCGCCGAACTGGAGGTTCGAACCGGGTGGACCGGGTGTATCCCTGCGGGGACGCAATAGCCCTGGGTGGTGCGCGACGGCTCCACCTTTCGGACGAGTGTTCCCCATGAGCATGCCACGTCAGGGCGTCGAGGTGCCAGAGCCGTGGGACGACACGGACCAGATCGCCGGACCATCCCGGGCGGAGCAAGCCGCGGCCGCCGATCCGAGTTCGCTCCGCGCCCGGGGACGCCGGCGTTTCGTGCTGCCGGTGGGAAGTCGCGGTGAACTCGGTGTCGCCGTGGTCGGTGACCGGCCCACCGACAAGTTCCGTTGCGGCCCAATGGGTCTGGTGGTGACCTGGCTCGACGAGCCCGACCACTGAGGCGACCGCCCGGGCGGAAGATAAGGCGATCGCCTCATGTGTCCAGGGCGTCTCACGACAACGGTCGTTCCCATGACGATGAACCTGTTCGCAGTCCAGAGCACGATCGAGCACCGCAATCGGGAGTTGGCCGCGATCGATCGGCGGCGCTGGCCGGATGTGGCCCACGCCCAGCGACTGGCCCACCACCGAACGGTCGGCCGGTCTCGACCGGCGGCCGACCCGGCACGGCCCTTGCGCCCGCGGCATCCGGCCGGCCGGTGGCGACTGTGGTGGCACGGGTTCGCCCGGAGCACCCGTGTTGCGCGACGATAGCCGGGTGCCCCGACCCCCCAGCCACGCATTCGTCGGCCGGTCCGCCGAGCTGACGGAGCTGCTCGGGGCGTTCGACGCCGCGGCCACCGAATCGGATCCCAGCTTCACGCTGGTCAGCGGCGACGCCGGCAGTGGCAAGACCAGGTTGCTGCAGGAGCTCCAGAGCCGGGTCGAGGCCGCCGGTGGCCTGGCCCTGGTGGGATCCTGCGTCCAGGTCGGTGATTTCGGGCTGCCCTACCTTCCGATCGTCGACGCCCTACGCACCGTGGAGGCCGATCCGACCGGTGCGAAGGTGCTCAGGGCCGAGTCGGCGCTCCGGCCGGCTCTGGCCCGGCTGCTGCCGCAACTGCTGGACCGGTCCGCTGACGAGCCGGAACCGGGGACCGCGCCGTTGCAGGACGGACTCGGCCAGGGGCAGCTGTTCGAGGCGTTGCATCGCGTGCTGACGATCCTCGGTGCTGCCCGGCCGGTGCTGTTGGTGATCGAGGACGCCCACTGGGCCGACCACAGCACCCGTGACCTGATCGCCTTCCTGGCCAGGACGCTGAGGTCCGGTCGGGTCACCGTCGTGGTCAGCTACCGCACGGACGACCTGCAGCGGCGTCACCCGCTGCGGCCGTTGCTGGCCGAGCTGGCCCGGCTGCCGGAGGTCCGCCGGGTCGCCCTCGCGCCGTTCACCCGCACGGAACTGGCCCAGCTGCTGGACGAACTCACCGGCTCGCCGGTGGACGTCCATCTGGTCGACCGCGTTTTCGCGCGCAGCCAGGGCAACGCCTTCTTCGCCGAGGAGCTGATCAGGGCCGGGCGCAACACCAACGGGGCGGGCCGGCTACCAGATCAACTGACCGACGTGCTGCTCAGCCGGGTGGAGGAGCTGGACTCGGCGGGACGGCAGGCGGTTCGCGCAGCGGCGGTCGCCGGGCGGCGGGTCGGACACGGTCTGCTGTTGGCCGCGGCCGATGCGCCGGAGACCGAAGAGGGCCTGCGTCAGGCGGTCGAGGCGGGTTTGCTCACCACCGACGGCGAGTCCTACAACTTCCGACACGCACTGTTCCAGGAGGCCGTCTACGGCGACCTGCTGCCCGGCGAGCGGGTTCGGCTCCACGCACGGTTCGCCGAGCTGCTGGCTGCCGACACCGATGCAGCCGGCGGTCCCGCCGAGTTGGCCCATCACCTGCTGGCCGGGCACGACCTGCCGGCCGCGCTGGGTGCGCTCATCCGGGCCGCGACGGCGGCCGAGACGATGGCGGCACCGGCAGAGGCGCTGCGACACCTCGAGCAGGCGGTCGCGCTGCTCGACCGGCTCGGTACCGGCGGTGATCGACTCTACCTGCTCCTTCGGGCCAGGTAGGCGGCATCCGCCAGCGGCGACCCGGCGCGAGCGCTCTTCTTCGGCCGTGCCGTCATGACGCTGGTCGACGACCGTCCCGAGGA is from Nakamurella sp. PAMC28650 and encodes:
- a CDS encoding AAA family ATPase, whose protein sequence is MPRPPSHAFVGRSAELTELLGAFDAAATESDPSFTLVSGDAGSGKTRLLQELQSRVEAAGGLALVGSCVQVGDFGLPYLPIVDALRTVEADPTGAKVLRAESALRPALARLLPQLLDRSADEPEPGTAPLQDGLGQGQLFEALHRVLTILGAARPVLLVIEDAHWADHSTRDLIAFLARTLRSGRVTVVVSYRTDDLQRRHPLRPLLAELARLPEVRRVALAPFTRTELAQLLDELTGSPVDVHLVDRVFARSQGNAFFAEELIRAGRNTNGAGRLPDQLTDVLLSRVEELDSAGRQAVRAAAVAGRRVGHGLLLAAADAPETEEGLRQAVEAGLLTTDGESYNFRHALFQEAVYGDLLPGERVRLHARFAELLAADTDAAGGPAELAHHLLAGHDLPAALGALIRAATAAETMAAPAEALRHLEQAVALLDRLGTGGDRLYLLLRAR